The following proteins come from a genomic window of Pseudomonas sp. J452:
- a CDS encoding GspE/PulE family protein — MSALASSTQDRTLDLNDILRELIAQGRVSQEQAEQCLMLRRGAENAKLHPLEFLAAQQVDDLQHPGKKHDLESLTLWLAAWAGQPYLRIDPLKINVAAVTPLMSYAFAQRHKILAVAVDSEAVTIASAQPFVHSWEANLTHVLKRPIKRVVVNPTDLQRFTTEFYRLARSVSGANAADQKVSGVGNFEQLLSLGASDQEPDANDAHIVNIVDWLFQYAYQQRASDIHIEPRREQGTVRFRIDGVLHNVYQFPPQVTVAIVSRLKSLGRMNVAEKRKPQDGRIKTKTPDGGEVELRLSTLPTAFGEKMVMRIFDPEVLLKRPEQLGFSPDDLRRWESMTGQPNGIILVTGPTGSGKTTTLYTTLKQLATAEVNVCTIEDPIEMIEGAFNQMQVQHNIDLTFASGVRALMRQDPDIIMVGEIRDLETAEMAIQAALTGHLVLSTLHTNDAPSAITRLLELGVPHYLLKATILGVMAQRLVRTLCPHCKEPVQISEEDWQSLTKPWSSPLPTQAQRAVGCLECRETGYRGRAGVYEIMLLNDGIKPLITADTDLVTLRRQAFKEGMRSLRLSGAQKVAAGLTTIEEVLRVTPQSEQK, encoded by the coding sequence ATGTCCGCTCTAGCTTCGTCGACCCAGGACCGCACACTGGATCTCAACGACATCCTGCGCGAGCTGATAGCCCAGGGTCGCGTGTCGCAGGAACAGGCCGAGCAGTGCCTGATGCTGCGCCGCGGGGCGGAGAACGCCAAGCTGCACCCGCTGGAGTTCCTCGCCGCGCAGCAGGTCGACGACCTGCAGCACCCGGGCAAGAAACACGATCTGGAAAGCCTGACCCTGTGGCTGGCTGCCTGGGCCGGGCAGCCCTATCTGCGCATCGACCCGTTGAAGATCAATGTCGCCGCAGTCACCCCACTGATGTCCTACGCCTTCGCCCAGCGCCACAAGATCCTCGCCGTGGCGGTGGACAGCGAAGCGGTAACCATCGCCAGCGCACAGCCCTTCGTGCACAGTTGGGAAGCCAACCTGACCCATGTATTGAAGCGGCCGATCAAACGCGTGGTGGTCAACCCCACCGACCTGCAGCGCTTCACCACCGAGTTCTATCGCCTGGCCCGTTCGGTCAGCGGCGCCAACGCGGCCGACCAGAAGGTCAGCGGCGTCGGCAACTTCGAGCAACTGCTCAGCCTAGGCGCCAGCGACCAGGAACCGGACGCCAACGACGCGCACATCGTCAATATCGTCGACTGGCTGTTCCAGTACGCCTACCAGCAGCGCGCCAGCGATATCCACATCGAGCCGCGCCGCGAACAGGGCACCGTGCGTTTTCGCATCGACGGCGTGTTGCACAACGTCTATCAGTTTCCGCCGCAGGTCACCGTGGCCATCGTCAGCCGCCTGAAGAGCCTGGGGCGGATGAACGTGGCCGAGAAGCGCAAGCCGCAGGACGGCCGGATCAAGACCAAGACCCCGGACGGCGGTGAAGTCGAACTGCGCCTGTCGACCCTGCCCACCGCCTTCGGCGAGAAGATGGTGATGCGGATCTTCGACCCGGAAGTGCTGCTCAAGCGCCCGGAACAGCTGGGTTTCTCCCCCGACGACCTGCGCCGCTGGGAGAGCATGACCGGCCAGCCCAACGGCATCATCCTGGTCACCGGCCCCACCGGTTCGGGCAAGACCACCACCCTGTACACCACGCTGAAGCAGCTGGCCACGGCGGAAGTGAACGTCTGCACCATCGAAGACCCGATCGAGATGATCGAGGGCGCCTTCAACCAGATGCAGGTGCAGCACAACATCGACCTGACCTTCGCCAGCGGCGTGCGCGCGCTGATGCGCCAGGACCCGGACATCATCATGGTCGGCGAGATCCGCGACCTGGAAACCGCCGAAATGGCGATCCAGGCGGCACTCACCGGCCACCTGGTGCTCTCCACCCTGCACACCAACGACGCGCCCAGCGCCATCACCCGCCTGCTCGAATTGGGCGTGCCGCACTACCTGCTCAAGGCCACCATCCTCGGCGTCATGGCCCAGCGCCTGGTGCGCACCCTGTGCCCGCACTGCAAGGAGCCGGTACAGATCAGCGAGGAAGACTGGCAGAGCCTGACCAAGCCCTGGAGCTCGCCGCTGCCAACCCAGGCGCAACGCGCCGTCGGCTGCCTGGAATGCCGCGAGACCGGCTACCGCGGCCGCGCCGGGGTGTACGAGATCATGCTGCTCAACGACGGCATCAAGCCGCTGATCACCGCTGACACCGACCTGGTCACCCTGCGCCGCCAGGCGTTCAAGGAAGGTATGCGCAGCCTGCGCCTGTCCGGCGCGCAGAAGGTCGCCGCCGGCCTGACCACCATCGAGGAAGTGCTGCGGGTCACCCCGCAGAGCGAACAGAAATAG
- a CDS encoding inorganic phosphate transporter, with amino-acid sequence MFDLFSGLDIWVAVSLLLALAFVLTFEFINGFHDTANAVATVIYTKAMPPHLAVIFSGIFNFLGVLLGGVGVAYAIVHLLPVELLINSNTAYGLVMVFSMLSAAIAWNLGTWYFGIPASSSHTLIGSILGVGLAHALISDIALSEGVNWQKAIDIGLSLLLSPLAGFAVAGLLLLALKRMWGGSKMHETPETRKEIKGKNKPPFWNRVVLIASAMGVSFVHGSNDGQKGIGLIMLVLIGIVPAQFVLDLNSTTYQIERTRDAAIHLQEFYERNNDSLSEYLALGKNGTTELPKKFRCDAKLTEPTIAALLKTIEGVTHYEQLSEEQRTQARRYLLCLDDTAKKVSKLENLPKREVADLAKLRKDLTATTEYAPFWVILAVALALGIGTMVGWKRVVLTVGEKIGKQGMTYAQGMSAQITASIAIGLANVYSLPVSTTHVLSSGVAGTMVANKSGLQFSTVRNILTAWVLTLPTTIALSAGLFWLGVKLFV; translated from the coding sequence ATGTTCGATCTATTCAGCGGGCTTGATATCTGGGTCGCCGTGAGCCTGCTCCTGGCCCTGGCCTTCGTCCTGACCTTCGAATTCATCAACGGGTTCCATGACACCGCCAACGCGGTTGCCACGGTGATTTATACCAAGGCCATGCCCCCACACCTCGCCGTGATCTTCTCCGGCATCTTCAACTTCCTCGGTGTACTGCTCGGTGGCGTCGGCGTGGCCTACGCAATCGTGCACCTGCTGCCGGTCGAGCTGCTGATCAATTCCAACACCGCCTATGGCCTGGTCATGGTGTTCTCCATGCTCAGCGCGGCGATCGCCTGGAACCTCGGCACCTGGTACTTCGGCATTCCGGCGTCCAGCTCGCACACCCTGATCGGTTCGATCCTCGGTGTCGGCCTGGCCCACGCGCTGATCTCCGACATCGCCCTGAGCGAAGGGGTGAACTGGCAGAAGGCGATCGATATCGGCCTGTCCCTGCTGCTTTCCCCGCTGGCCGGCTTTGCCGTGGCTGGGTTGCTGCTGCTGGCGCTCAAGCGCATGTGGGGCGGCTCGAAAATGCATGAGACGCCCGAGACCCGCAAGGAGATCAAGGGCAAGAACAAGCCGCCGTTCTGGAACCGCGTGGTGCTGATCGCCTCGGCCATGGGCGTGAGCTTCGTGCACGGCTCCAACGACGGGCAGAAGGGTATCGGCCTGATCATGCTGGTGCTGATCGGTATCGTGCCGGCCCAGTTCGTCCTCGACCTGAACAGCACCACTTACCAGATCGAACGCACCCGCGACGCCGCCATTCACCTGCAGGAATTCTACGAGCGCAACAACGACTCGCTGAGCGAATACCTGGCCCTGGGCAAGAACGGCACCACCGAGCTGCCGAAGAAATTCCGGTGCGATGCCAAGCTCACCGAGCCGACCATTGCCGCGCTGTTGAAGACCATCGAAGGCGTCACCCACTACGAGCAGCTGTCCGAAGAGCAGCGCACCCAGGCGCGCCGCTACCTGCTGTGCCTGGATGACACGGCGAAGAAGGTCAGCAAGCTGGAAAACCTGCCCAAGCGTGAAGTGGCCGACCTGGCCAAGCTGCGCAAGGACCTGACCGCCACCACCGAATACGCACCGTTCTGGGTCATCCTCGCGGTCGCCCTGGCGCTGGGTATCGGCACCATGGTCGGCTGGAAACGCGTGGTGCTGACCGTTGGCGAGAAGATTGGCAAGCAGGGCATGACCTACGCCCAGGGCATGAGCGCGCAGATCACCGCGTCCATCGCCATCGGCCTGGCCAACGTCTACAGCCTGCCGGTGTCGACCACTCATGTGCTGTCCTCCGGCGTGGCCGGCACCATGGTCGCCAACAAGAGCGGCCTGCAGTTCAGCACCGTGCGCAATATCCTCACCGCCTGGGTGCTGACCCTGCCGACCACCATCGCACTGTCTGCTGGCCTGTTCTGGCTGGGCGTGAAGTTGTTCGTCTAA
- a CDS encoding murein L,D-transpeptidase catalytic domain family protein yields MFGRVGRLALMGLWLFCAPLLAAPTANDQLIKDLARVAPGLNQQALRHAVAAMQCAVNHGAEAASRLAVIDYSQPSTARRLWIFDLQRKRLLLSDYVAHGRRSGENFAQSFSNREGSYQSSLGLFRTAESYRGKHGYSLRMDGLEPGLNDLARERAIVIHGASYVDPRLVRSQGRIGRSLGCPAVRPQVARMVVDKLKGGQFLFAWHSDRRWLRNSAYLDCKPQRVASILVRQALPKS; encoded by the coding sequence ATGTTTGGACGAGTAGGCCGCTTGGCCCTGATGGGGCTCTGGCTGTTTTGTGCACCGCTGCTGGCGGCGCCCACGGCGAATGACCAGCTGATCAAGGACCTCGCCCGCGTGGCGCCGGGCCTCAATCAGCAGGCGCTGCGGCATGCCGTGGCCGCCATGCAGTGCGCGGTCAACCACGGTGCCGAAGCGGCCAGCCGGCTGGCGGTGATCGATTATTCGCAGCCCTCCACGGCGCGCCGGCTGTGGATCTTCGATCTGCAGCGCAAACGCCTGCTGCTGAGTGACTACGTGGCTCACGGGCGGCGCTCCGGGGAAAACTTCGCGCAGAGCTTTTCCAACCGCGAGGGCAGCTACCAGAGCAGCCTCGGCCTGTTCCGTACCGCCGAGAGCTACCGTGGCAAGCATGGCTATTCGTTGCGCATGGATGGCCTGGAGCCCGGCCTGAACGATTTGGCCCGCGAGCGGGCGATCGTCATCCACGGCGCCAGCTACGTCGATCCACGGCTGGTGCGCAGCCAGGGCCGTATCGGTCGCAGCCTGGGCTGCCCGGCGGTGCGTCCGCAGGTGGCACGGATGGTGGTCGACAAGCTCAAGGGCGGGCAATTCCTCTTTGCCTGGCACTCGGATCGCCGCTGGCTGCGCAACTCCGCCTACCTGGACTGCAAGCCGCAGCGGGTGGCGAGCATCCTGGTCCGCCAGGCCCTGCCGAAAAGCTGA
- a CDS encoding inorganic triphosphatase, which produces MVKETEIKLRVSRETLAALRDHPLLKKRNKSGWQTGELFNQYFDTPERDLAQAKVALRLRRDGEQFIQTLKTRGQSVAGLSERNEWDWYLSKAKLDTKKLSDECWPASLAELDKKQLKPIFTTDFVRQKAEIAWGRGKAKVVIEAALDLGKVIAGEGEEEICELELELREGDPAALLELAAELAADLPLMPCDISKAERGYRLFDSGSYSLSLPAPELNAEQSLDDAFCALAWHLLGSSQRLAEQYRFNGHWKLLAQWLEKLVELRALLGSLGQAAPRASSHTLREALDELLADWRPRLLAGQDDDSLRKNAPALFAAELQGNRWGLFSLNLSRWLLARSWTAERNNRGNRQGAAVLGNWLPTLLKEEGTALQLKRYQQQPEDLAEQLPRIERIQAWLHLARQTLEVAEVDRLYGELCKLHELALQPLDAEVLAARVAQAHTVATLKPWKLLVQ; this is translated from the coding sequence ATGGTCAAAGAAACCGAAATCAAGCTGCGCGTAAGCCGCGAGACCCTGGCCGCCCTGCGTGATCATCCGCTGCTGAAGAAACGCAACAAGTCCGGCTGGCAGACCGGCGAGCTGTTCAACCAGTACTTCGACACCCCCGAGCGCGACCTCGCCCAGGCCAAGGTTGCCCTGCGCCTGCGCCGTGACGGCGAGCAGTTCATCCAGACCCTGAAGACCCGCGGACAAAGCGTGGCCGGGCTGTCCGAGCGCAACGAGTGGGACTGGTACCTGAGCAAAGCCAAGCTGGACACCAAGAAACTTAGCGACGAATGCTGGCCGGCCAGCCTGGCCGAACTGGACAAGAAGCAGCTGAAGCCGATCTTCACCACCGACTTCGTCCGCCAGAAGGCCGAGATCGCCTGGGGCCGTGGCAAGGCCAAGGTGGTCATCGAAGCCGCCCTGGACCTGGGCAAGGTGATCGCCGGCGAAGGCGAGGAAGAAATCTGCGAGCTGGAGCTGGAGCTGCGCGAAGGCGATCCGGCCGCCCTGCTGGAGCTGGCCGCCGAGCTGGCTGCCGACCTGCCGCTGATGCCTTGCGACATCAGCAAGGCCGAGCGCGGCTACCGCCTGTTCGACTCGGGCAGCTACAGCCTGAGCCTGCCGGCGCCCGAACTGAACGCCGAACAGAGCCTGGACGACGCCTTCTGCGCCCTCGCCTGGCACCTGCTCGGCAGCAGCCAGCGCCTGGCCGAGCAATACCGCTTCAACGGTCACTGGAAGCTGCTGGCGCAGTGGCTGGAAAAACTGGTGGAACTGCGCGCCCTGCTCGGCAGCCTCGGCCAGGCCGCACCGCGCGCTTCCAGCCATACCCTGCGCGAAGCGCTGGACGAGCTGCTGGCCGACTGGCGCCCGCGCCTGCTGGCCGGCCAGGACGATGACAGCCTGCGCAAGAACGCCCCGGCGCTGTTCGCCGCCGAGCTGCAGGGCAACCGCTGGGGCCTGTTCTCACTGAACCTGTCGCGCTGGTTGCTGGCGCGCAGCTGGACGGCCGAGCGCAACAACCGTGGCAATCGCCAGGGCGCAGCGGTGCTGGGCAACTGGCTGCCTACCCTGCTGAAAGAAGAGGGCACTGCCCTGCAACTCAAGCGCTACCAGCAGCAACCGGAAGACCTCGCCGAGCAGCTGCCGCGCATCGAGCGTATCCAGGCCTGGCTGCACCTGGCGCGGCAGACTCTGGAAGTGGCGGAAGTCGACCGGCTGTACGGCGAACTGTGCAAGCTGCATGAGCTGGCCTTGCAGCCCCTGGATGCCGAGGTGTTGGCCGCACGGGTGGCACAGGCTCATACTGTGGCCACGCTCAAACCCTGGAAGCTGCTGGTGCAATAA